The proteins below are encoded in one region of Chroicocephalus ridibundus chromosome 9, bChrRid1.1, whole genome shotgun sequence:
- the CSPG4 gene encoding chondroitin sulfate proteoglycan 4 isoform X2, producing the protein MGLEGSRFTAPTQLGFGVGGRGVLPCLTLSLFSSASFFGDGYVEMPLADASRTVRLHLQLYTSQGSGLLFLAAGQPDHLLLQLRASTLQARLQLGSEEVTLQSPAELQLNNLAVHDVELLVEDGRMTLTIDGLFNSSVDIKGPVRELDIQYGLYAGGTGSLDLPYLAEASSPFRGCLHLVTFNGLDVLSPLSSDGSSKIFHQVQEGCSTQFSAEPDDPFGFLGPHSYIAFPTWDAREEATIEFVITTSITQAPLAYHAGLENDFFYLEISNGRLRGFVEKGNGIIILHNNVFISDEQQHYVKVYTDIHKFEILIDYYASSTSNRGINNHLDLQGNLFIGGMSEKALQRLREHHLAFISVWTMTNNSFVGCLEDLRINLQRRSLQDAVITKDITSGCGKQDHYWDYDEMYEQDEAHTSPPPDVWSGAPSLVVEPCRPDNSFPPAFANISRLLHISPLIVSEGGMTYLEWKHAQPTVDLSLANIRQSQILFSIVNDPRHGQLELDIPGSRSRRKFTLLDIVNRKVRYIHDGSEGPMDQLMLEMTVTAQQGVPECLQQGQMYLLPIMINPINDPPQVIFPHGNHMTILKHTRKHLTTDILQVLDDDTSCDDLEFQLHGGQQMEEGYVEYDFHPGVPIEGFSCRDLEAGNVVYVHQSGTNLQLTLQVSDGTVPSPIATLRILAIDPDIHLHNNTGLSISQGEAALITTANLSVETNAAKQRVAILYVLTEPLRYGEVQKQGSVGGEWKKVESFYQQDLEQGRIQYFSTDPEHRLEDVAEKLKFKVQVGQKVLQNNTFLIRIERATIKMRTIVPLQMKNKRHRNITSKELEAMLEDPNSAPVPFHYVIIQAPKKGNLELLGNRLIEGFGFTQDDLQRNHLSYSVTIRNSQQAEDTFQFRVRAGEQHSPVYTYTISIGGDPDAPALTNVLLTVPEGGQAIISKDHLFVQSMNSMDYLYEVIEGPAHGRLAWAASHGWASREEITEFTNDDILHHRLLYQHDDSETLEDDIPFVAIRQGESSAEPDAEEVRGVFRVSIQPINDHTPVQVVNKVFNVVRNGQHLLTTDNIAFTDKDSGFSDTQLVLARKDILFGSIVSVDDRSHQVYRFTQDDLRKKKILFVHSGADRGWIQLQVSDGLHQTTALLEVQASDPYIKIVNNTGLVIHQGSKGTIDSSVLSLETNMDIRSDEEIRFLITAPPRWGTVLRREQPVMAFSQRDLLAGEISYHHNGSRNTRDELQFTVEANEVAVEDMLAISVFLDTHPSPLHIVNYKEIHVFQGEAAGIKEKYLLVAHEEISPQDIVYLVRSPPASGFLAMLQHSQDSNEQPSLDPIQSFTQEDINNGRVLYLHSKLEEEHDRFVVDVTASGVDPLEGVVVSLVVLPITVPLDVRNITVPGGGSITISTGILNIPNTYYRALSMEFKVLEPPRFGTLLNSERPEDGRLYTFTWSEVENQRIQYRQDGPWAQADSFTLLANASEMDRQSQPRTLFITILPRSSKRPRLRINTGLRLREGTTAAITPQVLSAEDEDSPVEEVTYSIQAPANGKVVLRSAPSAEVRRFTQAQINNGLILFMHQGPLDGGFAFDLWDGENLSPGHFFLIRAQKEPLISLAKKQSLTVCPGALQPITSRNLQAVSNSPASSTTLYYSIEQAPRLGRLSTPWGEEIRNFSQAQVDSGLIFYQHEMPEKPFWLTQDAIRFRVVAPMTISDSFILLVLISFEARCPQRSTQLWRNAGIHLARAQKAEINTSVLDASNLLSQIPVPERAAHDVVFLVMRLPAHGQLLVAGVPLERSQPFFLQSDLATGRLAYAHGGDGISEDCFRFKAWLRPQSQQSIRPPQEGVVISEAFNITLMSSSGKPPQVVKRQEVLWVPPDSVVTLSQDYLDVADPSGSPEEMVYSVLQRPLSGHLANAHIPQEPINRFTQADVNAGHVVFVATRSHAPGSLALSLSDGHHPPTLTSLEIEVLPVVSTAASPVLLEVPQHLNRALVSHHHLLGAVQLGTGNALYRITRDPRFGQVQVNQKPVRGFSQRQLDRGEVTFTFTNLTSPKDNFQFLAISRAVNRTGVVNVTVRASVKAQPGSVWPRGTTALLDTSILDASELANRTKSIPVFKIHRAPRGSCLVRISRDPGQPTTPIPIETFSQSELEQGLVGLEVLDAGETDQTLQSDSFVFELAASSVPPALSSLEYSIEPYKASKAYGVTLLRAPLAPSPSVPQGTAWRTPNTSELGMPPTTWPGPGATTSPSPMEGGTFLSFIEANMFSIIIPICLIFLLLALILPLLFYLHKRNKTGKHHVQGTPSSKAKNGAVPDQETFRRMDPNQGIPLTTVNALEGKGTGPPPQATGPGAPPDPELLQYCRTSNPPLKNNQYWV; encoded by the exons ATGGGTTTGGAAGGCTCCAGATTCACAGCACCCACACagttggggtttggggtgggaggaaggggtgTCCTTCCCTGTCTgaccctctcccttttctcctcagcCTCTTTCTTCGGGGATGGCTATGTGGAAATGCCGCTGGCAGATGCCTCCCGCACGGTGCGGCTCCACCTGCAGCTGTACACCAGCCAGGGCAGTGGGCTACTCTTCCTGGCTGCCGGCCAGCCCGAccacctcctgctccagctgcgAGCCAGCACCCTACAG gccaggctgcagctgggctcagaggagGTGACACTGCagtccccagcagagctgcagctcaaTAACCTGGCGGTGCATGATgtggagctgctggtggaagATGGCAGGATGACACTGACCATCGACGGCCTCTTCAACAGCTCTGTGGACATCAAAGGACCCGTACGGGAGCTGGACATCCAGTACGGCCTCTATGCTGGTGGGACAGGCAGCCTTGACCTGCCGTACCTCGCTGAGGCCAGCTCCCCCTTCAGAGGTTGCCTCCACTTAGTGACATTCAACGGCCTGGATGTCCTCTCACCACTGTCTTCTGACGGCAGCTCCAAGATCTTCCACCAGGTCCAGGAAGGGTGCAGCACACAATTCTCTGCAGAGCCTGACGACCCCTTTGGGTTCCTGGGGCCACACTCCTACATCGCGTTTCCCACGTGGGATGCAAGGGAGGAAGCGACCATCGAATTCGTGATAACAACAAGCATCACCCAGGCACCCCTCGCCTACCACGCAGGGCTGGAGAATGACTTCTTCTACCTGGAGATCTCCAATGGGCGCCTGAGAGGGTTTGTTGAGAAGGGGAATGGCATCATCATCCTGCACAACAACGTCTTCATCAGCGACGAACAGCAGCACTATGTCAAAGTCTACACAGACATCCACAAGTTTGAGATCCTGATTGATTACTATGCCTCATCCACATCCAACCGGGGCATCAACAACCACCTGGACCTTCAGGGAAACCTCTTCATTGGAGGTATGAgtgaaaaagctttgcaaaggctgagggaGCACCATCTTGCTTTCATCTCAGTGTGGACCATGACCAACAACTCGTTTGTTGGCTGTTTAGAGGATCTGCGGATAAACCTGCAGAGGAGGAGTCTGCAAGATGCTGTGATCACGAAAGACATCACATCAGGCTGTGGAAAGCAAGATCACTACTGGGACTATGACGAAATGTACGAGCAGGATGAGGCACACACTTCCCCACCTCCAGATGTCTGGTCAGGAGCACCGAGCCTGGTGGTGGAACCGTGCCGGCCAGACAACAGCTTCCCACCTGCCTTCGCCAACATCAGCAGGCTGCTCCACATCAGCCCTCTCATTGTCTCTGAAGGGGGCATGACCTATCTGGAGTGGAAACACGCCCAGCCAACAGTAGACTTGAGCCTTGCAAACATCCGGCAGTCCCAAATCCTCTTTAGCATCGTCAATGACCCTAGGCACGGCCAGCTGGAGCTGGATATTCCTGGGTCCAGGAGCAGAAGGAAGTTCACCTTGTTGGACATTGTGAATAGGAAAGTCAGATACATCCACGATGGCTCCGAAGGCCCCATGGACCAGCTGATGCTGGAAATGACAGTGACTGCCCAGCAAGGGGTCCCAGAGTGCTTGCAGCAGGGACAGATGTACCTGCTACCCATCATGATCAACCCCATCAATGATCCCCCACAGGTGATCTTTCCCCATGGGAACCACATGACAATCCTGAAGCACACACGAAAACACCTGACCACTGACATCCTGCAGGTCTTAGATGATGACACATCCTGTGATGACCTCGAATTCCAGCTGCACggtggccagcagatggaggaGGGTTACGTTGAGTATGACTTCCACCCTGGAGTGCCCATTGAAGGGTTCTCCTGCAGGGACCTAGAAGCAGGTAACGTAGTCTACGTGCACCAGAGTGGGACAAACTTACAGCTCACCCTGCAGGTGAGTGATGGGACAGTTCCAAGCCCTATTGCCACCCTGAGGATCCTCGCCATTGACCCTGACATCCACCTGCACAACAACACTGGCCTCTCCATCTCCCAAGGGGAGGCTGCACTCATTACCACAGCCAACCTGTCAGTGGAGACAAATGCTGCGAAACAACGGGTCGCCATCCTGTATGTCCTCACAGAGCCCCTAAGGTATGGTGAGGTCCAGAAGCAAGGAAGCGTGGGAGGGGAATGGAAAAAAGTTGAGTCCTTCTACCAGCAAGACCTGGAGCAAGGGCGCATCCAGTATTTCAGCACAGACCCAGAGCACCGGCTGGAAGATGTTGCAGAGAAGCTGAAATTCAAAGTCCAAGTGGGGCAGAAGGTCTTGCAAAACAACACCTTTCTCATAAGGATTGAAAGAGCCACCATTAAGATGAGGACCATAGTTCCCCTCCAGATGAAGAACAAGCGGCACAGAAATATCACCAGTAAGGAGCTGGAGGCAATGTTGGAAGATCCAAATTCTGCCCCAGTCCCCTTCCACTATGTGATAATCCAGGCTCCCAAAAAGGGAAACCTGGAGCTGCTTGGCAACAGGCTGATTGAAGGCTTTGGATTTACCCAGGATGACCTGCAAAGAAACCACCTGAGCTACAGCGTGACTATCAGGAACTCTCAGCAAGCCGAGGACACCTTCCAGTTCCGCGTCCGCGCTGGCGAGCAGCACTCTCCTGTCTACACCTACACAATCAGCATTGGTGGGGACCCTGATGCACCAGCCCTGACCAACGTCCTCCTGACTGTGCCAGAAGGGGGGCAAGCCATCATCTCCAAGGACCATTTGTTTGTACAGAGCATGAACAGCATGGACTACCTCTATGAAGTGATTGAGGGGCCAGCACATGGGAGGTtggcctgggctgcatcccaTGGCTGGGCCTCCAGAGAGGAGATCACAGAGTTCACCAATGATGACATCCTCCACCACCGGCTGCTGTACCAGCACGATGACTCTGAGACACTGGAGGATGACATCCCCTTCGTAGCGATCAGGCAGGGCGAGAGCAGCGCTGAGCCTGATGCAGAGGAGGTGAGAGGTGTTTTCAGGGTCTCCATCCAACCCATCAATGACCACACCCCAGTCCAGGTGGTGAACAAGGTCTTCAATGTGGTGCGCAATGGGCAGCACCTGCTGACAACAGACAACATTGCCTTCACTGACAAGGACTCTGGCTTCTCTGACACGCAGCTGGTGCTGGCGAGGAAGGACATCTTGTTTGGCAGCATCGTGTCCGTCGATGACAGGAGCCACCAGGTCTATCGGTTCACACAGGATGACCTGAGGAAGAAGAAGATCCTCTTTGTCCATTCGGGGGCTGACCGAGGCTGGATCCAGCTACAGGTCTCAGATGGCCTCCACCAAACCACAGCCCTCCTGGAAGTACAGGCATCAGACCCCTACATCAAAATAGTCAACAACACCGGACTAGTCATCCACCAGGGCAGCAAAGGGACCATTGACTCCTCTGTCCTCAGCCTGGAGACCAACATGGACATCAGGTCAGATGAAGAGATACGGTTCCTGATAACAGCTCCCCCAAGGTGGGGGACTGTGCTGAGAAGGGAGCAGCCAGTCATGGCCTTCTCCCAGAGGGACCTGCTAGCAGGAGAGATCTCCTACCACCACAATGGGAGCAGAAACACCCGGGATGAGCTCCAGTTCACTGTAGAAGCGAACGAGGTGGCAGTGGAGGACATGCTGGCCATCAGTGTGTTCTTGgacacccaccccagccccctgcaCATAGTCAACTACAAGGAGATCCACGTCTTCCAGGGGGAAGCAGCTGGGATCAAGGAGAAGTACTTACTG GTGGCCCATGAAGAGATCTCTCCCCAGGACATAGTCTACCTCGTGAGAAGCCCCCCGGCCTCTGGCTTCCTGGCAATGCTTCAGCACAGCCAAGACTCAAATGAGCAGCCCAGCCTGGACCCCATCCAGTCCTTCACCCAGGAGGATATCAACAATGGCAGAGTCCTCTACCTCCACTccaagctggaggaggagcaTGACCGGTTTGTCGTAGACGTCACGGCCAGTGGTGTGGACCCActggagggggtggtggtgagcCTGGTTGTGCTCCCCATCACCGTCCCCCTGGATGTCCGCAACATCACGGTGCCAGGAGGTGGCTCCATCACCATCTCCACAGGCATCCTCAACATCCCCAACACCTACTACAGGGCGCTCAGCATGGAGTTCAAGGTGCTTGAGCCTCCCCGGTTTGGCACCCTCCTGAACAGCGAGCGGCCTGAGGATGGCAGGCTGTACACCTTCACCTGGAGCGAG GTGGAGAACCAGCGGATCCAGTACAGGCAGGACGGCCCCTGGGCCCAAGCCGACAGCTTCACCCTCCTGGCCAACGCCTCCGAGATGGACCGGCAGAGCCAGCCGAGGACCCTCTTCATCACCATCCTGCCCCGCAGCTCCAAGCGGCCTCGGCTGAGGATCAACACCGGCCTGCGG CTGCGGGAAGGCACCACAGCTGCCATCACCCCCCAAGTCCTGAGCGCCGAGGATGAGGACTCCCCGGTGGAGGAGGTGACTTACTCCATCCAGGCCCCAGCTAACGGGAAGGTTGTGCTGAGGTCAGCGCCCAGCGCTGAGGTCAGACGGTTCACCCAGGCCCAGATAAACAACGGCCTCATCCTCTTCATGCACCAAG GGCCCCTGGATGGAGGCTTCGCCTTTGACCTGTGGGATGGTGAGAACCTGTCTCCTGGGCACTTCTTCCTCATCAGGGCCCAGAAAGAGCCCCTCATCAGCCTGGCCAAGAAGCAGAGTCTCACTGTCTGCCCAG GTGCCCTCCAGCCCATCACCAGCCGGAACCTGCAGGCAGTGAGCAACAGCCCCGCCAGCTCCACCACGCTGTACTATAGCATCGAGCAAGCACCACGCCTGGGCAGGCTGAGCACCCCCTGGGGGGAGGAAATACGGAACTTCAGCCAAGCCCAA gtggaCAGCGGTTTGATTTTCTACCAGCATGAGATGCCAGAGAAGCCCTTCTGGCTCACCCAAGATGCCATCCGCTTCCGCGTGGTTGCTCCCATGACCATCTCCGATTCCTTCATCCTTCTTGTGCTCATCTCCTTTGAGGCCAGGTGTCCTCAGCGCTCGACGCAGCTATGGAGAAATGCAG gTATCCACCTTGCAAGGGCTCAAAAGGCTGAGATCAACACCTCAGTGCTGGATGCCTCCAACCTGCTGAGCCAAATCCCAGTGCCTGAGAGGGCTGCACATGATGTTGTCTTCCTGGTGATGAGGCTGCCAGCTCATGGGCAGCTCTTGGTGGCTGGTGTGCCCCTGGAGCGGTCGCAGCCATTCTTCCTGCAGTCAGACCTGGCCACAGGACGCCTGGCGTATGCTCACGGTGGAGATGGCATCTCTGAAGACTGTTTCAGATTTAAGGCTTGGCTGCGGCCCCAATCACAGCAGTCCATCCGTCCTCCGCAGGAAGGGGTGGTCATCTCTGAAGCTTTCAATATAACACTGATGAGCAGCAGCGGCAAGCCACCGCAGGTGGTGAAGCGGCAGGAAGTGCTGTGGGTCCCACCAGACTCTGTGGTGACCTTGTCCCAGGACTACCTGGATGTGGCAGACCCATCAGGTTCCCCAGAGGAGATGGTGTACAGCGTCCTCCAAAGACCCCTCTCTGGCCACCTGGCCAATGCACACATCCCACAGGAGCCCATCAACCGCTTCACCCAAGCGGATGTCAATGCAGGCCATGTGGTGTTTGTTGCCACCAGGAGCCATGCCCCAGGGTCCTTAGCCCTGAGCCTCTCCGATGGCCACCACCCACCCACCTTGACCTCGCTGGAGATTGAGGTGCTGCCTGTAGTGAGCACTGCTGCCAGCCCAGTGCTTCTGGAAGTGCCCCAACACCTGAACAGAGCGTTggtgtcccaccaccacctcctgggAGCCgtgcagctggggacaggcaATGCCCTTTACAGGATCACCAGGGACCCAAGGTTTGGCCAAGTGCAGGTCAACCAAAAGCCAGTGCGGGGCTTCTCACAGAGGCAGCTGGACCGTGGGGAAGTGACCTTCACCTTCACCAACCTCACCTCTCCCAAGGACAACTTCCAGTTCCTCGCCATATCAAGGGCAGTGAACAGGACTGGGGTGGTGAATGTGACCGTCCGTGCCTCAGTGAAGGCTCAGCCAGGCAGCGTGTGGCCCAGGGGCACCACGGCCCTCCTGGACACCAGCATTCTTGATGCCAGTGAGCTGGCCAACCGCACCAAGAGCATCCCAGTCTTCAAGATCCACAGGGCTCCCCGTGGCAGCTGTCTCGTAAGGATCTCCAGGGACCCGGGACAACCCACCACCCCGATCCCAATCGAGACCTTCAGCCAGAGCGAGCTGGAGCAAGGGCTGGttgggctggaggtgctggatgCTGGGGAGACCGACCAGACCCTGCAGAGTGACAGCTTTGTCTTTgagctggcagccagcagtgtgccaccAGCGCTGTCATCCCTGGAGTACAGCATTGAGCCCTACAAAGCCTCAAAAGCCTACGGTGTCACCCTGCTCAGAGCCCCCCTGGCACCCTCACCCTCAGTTCCCCAGGGCACAGCATGGAGGACCCCCAACACCAGTGAGCTAGGGATGCCCCCCACCACTTGGCCAGGCCCCggtgccaccaccagccccagccccatggagGGAGGCACCTTCCTCAGCTTCATTGAGGCCAACATGTTCAGCATCATCATCCCCATCTGCCtcatcttcctcctgctggcCCTCATCCTGCCCCTGCTCTTCTACCTGCACAAGCGCAACAAGACAGGGAAGCACCACGTCCAGGGCACCCCCTCCTCCAAGGCCAAGAATGGGGCCGTGCCAGACCAGGAGACCTTCCGGAGGATGGACCCCAACCAAGGCATCCCCCTAACGACTGTCAATGCCCTGGAGGGCAAGGGCACAGGTCCCCCACCCCAGGCCACAGGTCCTGGGGCACCACCGGACCCTGAGCTCCTCCAGTACTGCCGGACTTCCAACCCGCCCTTGAAAAACAACCAGTACTGGGTGTGA